GCTCACGGTGGGGCGGACGCCGCGTCAGATGGGGAGCGCTTCCAGGCGGGCGGGGACGTGTTTGTGCCACGGCGTCCCCGCGATCGGGTCGCGGTCGGCGGCGCGGGTGAGGTCATTGGGCGCGGTGCCGGTGCGGCGCAACACCCCGTCCGCATCGGCCACATCCAGGCCCAGACCGTTGGGCAACGCGATGGCGCCGACCGGCATGGTCTCGTCGTGCGCCACGGTCACCTCGGCGCGACCGCCGGCGGTGACCAGCGTCGCCCGGTCGCCGTCCGCGATGCCCAACGGGAACGCGTCCTCGGGATGCACGCGGAGCGCACCGCCGGTGTCCCGCCGCCGCCACTGCGGGTTGCGCATGATGGTGTTCGCGGTGAACGCGCGCCGCTCGCCGGCGGCGAGCACCAGCGGGAAACCGTCGGGCAGGCCGCGATCGGTGTCCAGCCCGGCCAGTTCGGCGAGCAGCTCGGGAATCGCCAGGTGGATCCGGCCGTCCGGGGTGGTCACCCGCGACCACACATCGGCGTGGTCATCGACGCTGAACGTGATGCCGTGCTCGCCGGCGAGCATGGCGTCGAACAGCGCCTCACCGATCGCCGCCGCGTCGTCGCCGGGCTTGCCGTGCCCGGCCCGACGCACCGCGTCGGGTGCCGCGGCCGCCGCGCGTCGGGCGATCGACCACAGGCAGGCCGGCGTCGGGCCGTCCGGCAGCGTCGGGCCCAGCGTGCGGTAGAGCACCACCGGTAGCACCGCGGCGATCCGCGGGTCCTTCATCGCCGCGGTCATCGCGGCGGCGAACCCCGCACGGCCGGCCCGGGCCGCGTCGGTCAACGGGGCGAGGTCCACCCCGTCGAGCGTGCCGAGGTCATCCACCAACCGCGCGTAGATCTCCGCCTCGGGCAGCGTCCCGGCCAACGGCTCCAGCAGCGGCGCGCGCAGGTGGAAGGTGTTGTGCGGGAACTCGAAGTTGAACCAGGTGCATTCGTGCTTCTCGAACTGGGTGGCCGCGGGCAGCACGTAGTCCGACAACCGCGCGGTCTCGGTCATCGCCACCTCGACGGTCACCACGAGATCCAACGCGGCCAACGCGCGCCGGAACGAGGCGGTGTCGGCCACCGAGTGCGCCGGGTTAGCGCTCTGGATGATCATCGCGCGGTAGCGGTCCGGGTGATCGGTGAGGATCTCCTCCGCGACCACGTTGCACGG
Above is a genomic segment from Sporichthyaceae bacterium containing:
- a CDS encoding molybdopterin-dependent oxidoreductase translates to MTEWQPTACILCECNCGLEVEVQDRRLLRIRGDKAHPASGGYTCEKPLRLDHYQNAPDRLTSPLRRRPDGTFEAVSWETALSEIAQRLLAVRDAHGGQSIFFYGGGGQGNHLGGVYMRSLMGALGARYRSNALAQEKTGEFWVDARLYRAHTRGDFEHAQVSVFLGKNPWMSHGMPRARPTLREIARDPNRTMVVIDPRRTETAELAEHHLALRPGTDAWCLAALCAVLVQEDLMNHQFLDEHTTGADAVLAALRAIPVDDYAAHCGLDPADVRAVARCIGSASSVSIFEDLGLQQAPHSTLSSYLDKLLWLLVGSFGKPGGMGMHTDVVPLARTDPEDRAFSPVVGARIIAGLVPCNVVAEEILTDHPDRYRAMIIQSANPAHSVADTASFRRALAALDLVVTVEVAMTETARLSDYVLPAATQFEKHECTWFNFEFPHNTFHLRAPLLEPLAGTLPEAEIYARLVDDLGTLDGVDLAPLTDAARAGRAGFAAAMTAAMKDPRIAAVLPVVLYRTLGPTLPDGPTPACLWSIARRAAAAAPDAVRRAGHGKPGDDAAAIGEALFDAMLAGEHGITFSVDDHADVWSRVTTPDGRIHLAIPELLAELAGLDTDRGLPDGFPLVLAAGERRAFTANTIMRNPQWRRRDTGGALRVHPEDAFPLGIADGDRATLVTAGGRAEVTVAHDETMPVGAIALPNGLGLDVADADGVLRRTGTAPNDLTRAADRDPIAGTPWHKHVPARLEALPI